A single window of Candidatus Binatia bacterium DNA harbors:
- a CDS encoding ABC transporter permease subunit: protein VDGAGEARVLWSIALPALRPVLATLAVFTFLGSWNDFLWPLIVLSDDRLQTLPVALANLAGEHVQDTERMMAGAVLTVLPVVLLFVVLQRQYLAGLLAGAVKE from the coding sequence GTGGACGGGGCCGGCGAGGCGCGCGTGCTCTGGTCGATCGCGCTGCCCGCCCTGCGGCCGGTGCTGGCGACGCTCGCGGTCTTCACCTTCCTCGGCTCGTGGAACGACTTCCTGTGGCCCCTCATCGTGCTCTCCGACGACCGCCTCCAGACGCTCCCGGTGGCGCTCGCCAACCTGGCCGGCGAGCACGTGCAGGACACCGAGCGGATGATGGCGGGGGCGGTGCTGACCGTGCTGCCGGTGGTGCTGCTCTTCGTCGTGCTCCAGCGCCAGTATCTCGCCGGGCTCCTGGCCGGCGCGGTGAAGGAATAG